In Nostoc sp. UHCC 0926, a single genomic region encodes these proteins:
- a CDS encoding GAF domain-containing sensor histidine kinase has protein sequence MSKTSDDEMLLHNQTWQRERQIIARLSSLNYRTGELGSYLHNIACGVSELIGVDWTVVTFCQEGFETVLASSLEMGESEHVYSLHNLLTGTVIQMGQSLAVEDAQKHPEYGQAPEGYCAYLGIPLRTAESEVIGTICSFNHQARDFKKEDIQIVELFAERAATAIDNYHLYQQQCQFNHILEAEVEKRTAELRAAQAKLLEQERLAAIGEFAAIIVHEIRNPLTTMIMGLKYFRKTILTESAQERLALALSEASRLERLLSEILLYAKPQVLQLCELDVNELIHELLVCIREMPEALERQIEFIPILPTVKILGDKDKLKQVFINIVRNACEAVAPGDVVKWKVDCSYTDKVCIHVHNGGEPIPSEVLAKLSVPFFSTKPCGTGLGLAITKRIVNAHNGELLISSDLLTGTTVSVQLPVVLQ, from the coding sequence ATGAGCAAAACCAGTGATGACGAAATGTTGTTGCACAACCAAACTTGGCAGCGTGAGCGGCAAATCATAGCACGTTTGTCTTCTTTGAACTATCGAACTGGCGAACTGGGTAGCTATTTGCACAATATTGCCTGCGGAGTCAGCGAACTTATTGGAGTTGATTGGACAGTTGTTACCTTTTGCCAAGAGGGATTTGAAACTGTTCTGGCGAGTAGTCTTGAAATGGGTGAGAGCGAACATGTTTATTCATTACATAATTTACTAACTGGCACTGTTATCCAAATGGGTCAGTCATTAGCAGTAGAAGATGCTCAAAAACACCCAGAGTATGGACAGGCTCCAGAAGGTTATTGTGCATATTTAGGGATACCATTGCGGACTGCTGAAAGTGAAGTCATTGGTACTATCTGTTCTTTTAATCACCAAGCACGTGATTTTAAAAAAGAAGACATTCAAATTGTGGAATTGTTTGCTGAAAGAGCTGCAACAGCAATTGATAACTATCATCTTTATCAACAACAGTGCCAATTTAATCATATTTTAGAAGCTGAGGTTGAAAAACGCACCGCAGAATTACGAGCCGCCCAAGCCAAACTTTTAGAACAAGAACGATTGGCAGCTATTGGTGAATTTGCTGCCATTATTGTGCATGAAATTCGTAATCCCTTGACTACAATGATTATGGGATTAAAGTATTTCCGAAAAACCATTCTGACTGAATCTGCTCAAGAGCGATTAGCATTGGCATTGAGCGAAGCTAGTCGTCTGGAACGTCTGCTGAGTGAAATTTTGCTCTACGCCAAGCCCCAAGTGTTACAGCTTTGTGAATTAGATGTGAATGAATTGATTCATGAGTTGCTGGTATGCATCCGGGAAATGCCAGAAGCTCTGGAACGACAAATTGAATTTATTCCGATTTTGCCTACGGTAAAAATTTTGGGGGATAAGGACAAACTTAAACAAGTATTTATCAACATTGTCCGCAATGCTTGCGAGGCAGTTGCACCAGGAGATGTCGTCAAGTGGAAAGTAGACTGTTCGTATACAGATAAAGTCTGTATTCATGTCCACAATGGCGGCGAACCAATTCCATCGGAAGTTCTCGCCAAGCTTTCTGTGCCATTCTTCTCTACAAAACCTTGTGGCACTGGGCTAGGACTTGCTATTACCAAACGCATCGTCAATGCTCACAATGGTGAACTGTTAATCTCTTCTGACCTCTTAACAGGTACTACCGTGAGTGTTCAATTACCTGTAGTTCTTCAATGA
- a CDS encoding threonine aldolase family protein, with translation MSSNLEQFASDNSSGICPEALEYMIRANQGSVPAYGNDEWTQKATDYFRKLFEIDCEVFFTFNGTAANSLSLAALCQSYHSVICHETSHIETDECGAPEFASNGSKLLLAQGKNGKLTSEAIEAIVTKRTDIHYPKPKVISITQSTELGTLYSIEELLKIKEVAKKYNLKIHMDGARFANAVAAMNKSPAEITWKTGVDVLCFCATKNGMALGEAILFFNKELAEDFDYRCKQAGQLASKMRFISAPWLGLLETGAWLKNARHANQCADYLENQLLNIEGIDLMFPREANAVFVKLPEQVIHALKVNNWQFYTFIGVGGVRFMCSWNTTKSRIDELIGDIKNVTIPKN, from the coding sequence ATGAGTAGCAACTTAGAGCAGTTTGCAAGTGATAATTCCTCTGGTATTTGTCCAGAAGCGCTGGAATATATGATTAGGGCAAATCAAGGTAGTGTTCCAGCCTATGGAAATGATGAATGGACTCAAAAAGCCACAGATTATTTTCGGAAACTCTTTGAAATTGATTGTGAAGTATTTTTTACCTTTAATGGTACAGCCGCAAATTCTTTATCTTTAGCTGCCCTTTGTCAGTCATATCACAGCGTCATTTGTCATGAAACATCTCACATAGAAACAGATGAATGTGGCGCACCGGAATTTGCATCTAATGGCTCTAAACTGTTACTTGCTCAAGGTAAAAATGGCAAGTTAACATCAGAGGCAATAGAGGCTATTGTTACTAAACGTACTGACATTCATTATCCTAAACCTAAAGTTATTAGCATCACACAATCAACTGAATTAGGAACTTTATATTCTATTGAGGAACTTTTGAAAATTAAAGAAGTTGCGAAAAAGTATAACTTAAAGATTCATATGGATGGCGCTCGTTTTGCAAATGCAGTTGCTGCGATGAATAAAAGCCCTGCTGAAATTACTTGGAAAACTGGAGTCGATGTGTTGTGTTTTTGTGCTACAAAGAATGGAATGGCATTGGGTGAAGCCATTCTTTTCTTCAACAAAGAGCTAGCAGAGGATTTTGATTATCGATGCAAACAAGCAGGTCAGCTAGCCTCAAAAATGCGGTTTATCTCTGCTCCCTGGTTGGGTTTATTGGAAACTGGTGCTTGGCTAAAAAATGCCAGACATGCCAATCAATGTGCTGATTACTTAGAAAATCAACTATTAAACATAGAAGGTATTGACTTGATGTTTCCTAGAGAAGCCAACGCTGTGTTTGTTAAATTACCTGAACAAGTCATTCACGCCTTAAAAGTAAATAACTGGCAGTTTTATACATTTATTGGTGTGGGAGGAGTACGTTTTATGTGTTCTTGGAATACAACAAAATCAAGGATTGATGAATTGATTGGTGATATTAAAAACGTAACTATTCCCAAAAATTAA
- a CDS encoding ABC transporter ATP-binding protein, protein MTEPEPLIELKGVSKSFGSHKVLDNVDLTIYRGEALGIIGPSGTGKSTILRVMAGLLIPDEGEIYVQGVRRDGLIEDGGQQVGIGMVFQQAALFDSLTVEENVGFLLYQNSKLRRSRIRDLVKEKLEMVGLPEISNLYPSELSGGMRKRVSFARAIMSNPDNPSEGPEVLLYDEPTAGLDPIASTVIEDLIRYLQCLHGVCSTYAVVTHQHSTIRHTADRLIFLYEGKVQWQGTVSEIYNTENPLIKQFISGSVKGPIQVVG, encoded by the coding sequence ATGACTGAACCTGAACCATTGATTGAACTGAAAGGTGTTTCTAAGTCCTTTGGTAGCCATAAAGTTCTAGATAATGTAGACTTGACCATTTACCGGGGAGAAGCACTGGGGATTATTGGTCCATCAGGGACTGGTAAATCAACAATTTTACGGGTAATGGCGGGGTTACTTATTCCCGATGAAGGAGAAATTTATGTGCAAGGAGTGCGGCGAGACGGTTTGATTGAGGATGGTGGCCAGCAGGTTGGCATTGGCATGGTGTTTCAGCAGGCGGCGCTATTTGATTCGCTGACGGTGGAGGAGAATGTGGGATTTTTACTTTATCAAAATTCAAAGCTACGGCGATCGCGCATTCGAGATTTGGTAAAAGAAAAATTGGAGATGGTAGGTTTGCCAGAAATAAGCAATCTCTACCCATCCGAACTTTCCGGGGGAATGCGAAAACGGGTAAGTTTTGCGCGTGCGATTATGTCTAACCCCGATAATCCCTCAGAAGGTCCAGAAGTTCTACTATACGACGAACCAACAGCCGGACTTGATCCCATTGCCTCAACAGTAATCGAAGATTTAATCCGCTATTTACAATGTTTACATGGAGTTTGTAGTACCTATGCCGTTGTTACCCACCAACACAGCACTATCCGCCATACAGCTGATAGACTTATATTTCTCTATGAAGGTAAAGTGCAGTGGCAGGGTACAGTTAGTGAAATATACAACACAGAAAATCCGTTGATCAAACAATTTATCAGTGGAAGTGTGAAAGGGCCGATTCAAGTCGTCGGCTAG
- a CDS encoding MlaD family protein produces MRGLMRSGFASGRTFREGSVGLLLLLGLGVFGLLFLWLHRFTAPGRSYKAIVEFANAGGMQKGATVRYRGVKVGTIWQILPKANAIDVEIEIAQADLIIPRNVVVEANQSGLISESIIDITPKATLPVGVVLAKPLDKNCDNSLIVCNGSRLKGQVGISVDDLIRSSTDLAAAYNNPKFYRNVNRVLETTTGAASSFTELSQDLQGLTKNLRQQLNTFSATANSVQRATNQLNASANQTLNKFDTTATQASRLLNNLDNLLTTNRSSLVGALNNITETSNQLRVTVSSLSPTVNRLTQGQLLNNLETLSANAAQASANLRDASKTLNDPKNVVLLQQTLDSARVTFENSQKITSDLDELTGDPSFRKNLRQLVNGLSGLVSSTQQMQQQAQVATTLDSVKAAVSKPKNLIPTPAPTQQAMSNDKSLPVYVINPLPANFVSTDTNLEPTPSPSISNSSQEDLLKQLREYGKQREQLETGK; encoded by the coding sequence ATGCGAGGACTTATGAGAAGCGGCTTCGCGTCTGGGCGAACATTTAGAGAAGGCTCTGTGGGGTTGTTACTCCTGTTAGGACTGGGAGTATTTGGGTTACTCTTTCTGTGGTTACATAGATTTACTGCTCCTGGTCGTTCATACAAAGCTATTGTGGAATTTGCTAACGCTGGCGGAATGCAAAAAGGAGCAACAGTTCGCTATCGAGGCGTTAAAGTAGGAACTATTTGGCAGATTCTACCAAAAGCAAATGCCATTGATGTAGAGATTGAAATTGCCCAAGCTGACCTAATTATCCCCCGGAATGTAGTGGTGGAAGCTAATCAAAGCGGATTAATTAGCGAAAGTATTATCGACATCACACCAAAAGCAACGTTACCTGTTGGGGTTGTGCTTGCTAAACCCCTAGATAAAAATTGTGATAACAGCCTCATCGTCTGTAATGGCTCTCGGTTAAAAGGTCAGGTTGGGATCAGTGTTGATGACCTAATTCGCAGTTCAACTGACCTAGCTGCTGCATACAATAACCCAAAATTTTATAGAAATGTCAATAGGGTTCTAGAAACTACTACAGGCGCAGCATCCAGTTTTACTGAGCTAAGTCAGGATTTACAAGGTTTGACCAAAAACTTGCGACAACAACTAAATACATTTTCAGCCACTGCTAATTCTGTGCAACGAGCGACAAACCAACTTAATGCATCCGCGAATCAAACACTAAATAAATTTGATACAACTGCAACTCAAGCAAGTCGTTTGCTGAACAACCTGGATAATCTGTTGACAACAAATCGTTCTTCGCTGGTTGGCGCTTTGAACAATATCACCGAAACCAGCAACCAACTGCGTGTTACAGTCAGTAGCTTATCACCAACTGTGAATCGATTGACTCAAGGACAATTACTCAACAATTTAGAAACTCTTTCAGCAAATGCAGCGCAAGCCTCAGCTAATTTACGTGATGCTTCTAAAACCTTAAATGATCCAAAAAATGTGGTGCTGCTGCAACAAACTTTAGATTCAGCACGAGTAACATTTGAAAATAGCCAAAAAATTACATCTGATTTGGATGAATTGACAGGTGATCCTAGTTTCCGAAAAAATTTGCGGCAATTGGTGAATGGTCTAAGTGGTTTAGTATCTTCTACACAACAGATGCAGCAACAAGCGCAAGTTGCTACGACTCTAGATTCGGTAAAAGCTGCTGTGAGCAAACCAAAGAATCTAATTCCTACCCCAGCACCAACCCAACAGGCGATGTCTAATGACAAGTCCTTACCCGTCTACGTAATTAATCCCTTACCTGCTAATTTTGTCAGTACCGACACCAACCTTGAACCAACCCCCAGTCCGTCTATCTCTAACTCATCCCAAGAAGACCTCTTGAAGCAGCTGCGGGAGTATGGTAAGCAACGGGAGCAACTGGAGACGGGAAAATAG
- a CDS encoding TetR family transcriptional regulator, protein MNDSALTPERILDAAEEVLRRYGLAKATVVDVARFLEVSHGTIYRHFPSKAALRDAVAERWLHRVSTPLAVIAQEEGSAVERLHRWFEQLITLKRQKVLDDPELFATYSAIAQEARGVVQAHIDELLKQVAAIVESGISSHEFKVADPQVVAKAVFQATVRFHHPAHASEWSDPDIDTDFAQVWRLVLAGLVVGELIV, encoded by the coding sequence ATGAATGATTCAGCTTTGACACCGGAGCGGATTCTCGACGCGGCGGAAGAGGTTTTGCGTCGTTACGGTCTGGCAAAGGCAACAGTCGTGGATGTGGCTCGCTTTTTAGAGGTGAGCCACGGCACGATTTATCGGCATTTTCCCAGTAAAGCTGCCCTGCGCGATGCAGTAGCAGAACGGTGGCTGCATCGGGTTTCCACACCGCTAGCAGTGATCGCCCAAGAGGAGGGTTCCGCCGTTGAAAGGTTGCACCGATGGTTTGAGCAACTCATAACTCTGAAACGTCAAAAAGTCCTGGACGATCCAGAGTTGTTTGCAACCTATTCTGCGATCGCTCAAGAGGCGCGAGGGGTGGTTCAAGCTCACATTGATGAACTGTTAAAGCAAGTAGCTGCGATCGTCGAGAGCGGTATTTCCAGTCACGAGTTTAAGGTGGCTGATCCGCAGGTAGTCGCGAAGGCAGTCTTTCAAGCGACGGTTCGGTTTCACCATCCCGCTCACGCATCCGAATGGAGTGATCCAGACATCGATACAGACTTTGCCCAAGTATGGCGCTTGGTACTTGCTGGTCTTGTGGTGGGTGAGTTAATCGTTTAG
- a CDS encoding aldo/keto reductase, whose amino-acid sequence MLSHQLGKNGQTISALGLGCMGMSDFYGPADREESIATIHAALDAGVTLLDTGDFYGMGHNELLLQEALAGRRREDVFIAVKFGALRSPDGKFLGFDGRPEAVKTSLAYTLKRLGTDYIDLYQPARLDPRVPIEDTVGAISEMVKAGYVRQIGLSEVGADTIRRAHAIHPISWLQIEYSLLSRGIENDILPTVRELGIAVTAYGVLSRGLLSGHWSKERSEQAQDPRGHLPRFSGENLDRNLLLVEALRLIAQEYSATLAQVAIAWVLSRGNDIVPLIGARSRDRLNEALGALDLHLGEDDLARIEAAVPLDAVAGDRYAPEQMAMLDSEKR is encoded by the coding sequence ATGTTGTCGCATCAACTTGGAAAAAACGGTCAAACAATATCGGCACTTGGGCTTGGCTGTATGGGCATGTCAGATTTTTATGGCCCAGCCGATCGCGAGGAAAGTATTGCAACGATTCATGCAGCCCTTGATGCAGGCGTTACCTTACTGGATACAGGCGACTTTTACGGCATGGGGCACAATGAACTGCTGCTACAAGAAGCCCTAGCAGGACGGCGGCGGGAAGATGTCTTCATTGCTGTTAAATTCGGTGCGCTGCGGTCTCCTGACGGCAAGTTTCTTGGCTTCGATGGTCGTCCTGAAGCCGTGAAGACTTCACTTGCCTATACATTGAAACGACTGGGAACCGATTATATTGACCTCTACCAGCCAGCCCGGCTCGATCCGAGGGTGCCCATTGAAGACACCGTTGGGGCGATTAGCGAAATGGTGAAAGCTGGATATGTTCGCCAGATTGGTTTATCTGAAGTGGGTGCAGATACAATTCGGCGTGCTCATGCGATTCATCCCATTAGCTGGCTTCAGATCGAATATTCGCTCCTGAGTCGTGGTATTGAAAATGACATCCTGCCGACTGTGCGTGAATTGGGCATTGCTGTCACCGCTTATGGAGTCCTCTCACGGGGGTTGTTGAGCGGTCACTGGTCGAAAGAACGCTCTGAGCAAGCGCAAGACCCTCGCGGACATCTGCCCCGCTTCTCTGGAGAGAATCTGGATCGCAATTTGTTGCTGGTTGAAGCCCTTCGCCTTATTGCCCAAGAATACAGTGCCACGCTTGCTCAAGTGGCAATTGCTTGGGTGCTGTCGCGGGGGAACGATATTGTGCCGCTGATTGGGGCACGGAGTCGCGATCGCTTGAATGAAGCGTTGGGGGCGCTGGATCTGCACTTAGGCGAGGATGATCTCGCCCGGATTGAGGCAGCAGTGCCACTGGATGCCGTAGCTGGCGATCGCTATGCTCCAGAACAAATGGCGATGCTGGATAGTGAAAAGAGATAA
- a CDS encoding phosphotransferase enzyme family protein has translation MTEEFNTQGAENLVAIANQFAQWGKITDVKAFGSGNINDTFLVTLDSSEEQHFVLQRINTQVFRQPRLIMENMRTFTEHVHKRLQDISLNRRWEVPRVLLTKDAQDHWRDADGSFWRAISFIEGSQSFDTMHDHSHAKEIGYALGMFHNLISDLPPEKLADTLEGFHITPLYLQHYEEVLAKTSARQSAEVNYCLQFVSDRQTFAHILENAKAESKLPLRLMHGDPKINNVMFDTATQQAVSVIDLDTVKPGLVHYDIGDCLRSGCNPVGEETENWESIYFDTDLCQGILKGYLSVAKAFLTENDYAYIYDAIRLIAFELGLRFFADYLAGNIYFKVKHPEHNLARAIVQFKLTESIESQETQIRKIIKDMK, from the coding sequence ATGACAGAAGAATTTAATACACAGGGTGCAGAAAATCTAGTTGCGATCGCTAACCAATTCGCCCAATGGGGGAAGATTACAGACGTTAAAGCATTTGGAAGTGGTAATATCAATGACACATTTTTGGTAACTCTAGATTCCTCAGAAGAACAACATTTTGTCCTGCAACGCATCAACACACAGGTGTTTCGTCAGCCCCGACTGATTATGGAGAATATGCGTACCTTCACTGAGCATGTTCACAAACGGTTACAGGACATATCCCTGAATCGTCGCTGGGAAGTGCCACGCGTACTGTTAACCAAGGATGCTCAAGACCACTGGAGGGATGCAGACGGCTCCTTTTGGCGGGCGATTAGCTTTATTGAAGGCTCCCAGTCTTTCGATACTATGCACGATCACTCTCACGCGAAAGAAATCGGTTATGCCTTGGGGATGTTCCACAATCTGATCAGCGACTTACCACCAGAAAAACTTGCTGACACCCTAGAAGGATTCCATATTACACCGCTTTATCTCCAGCATTACGAGGAAGTGTTGGCGAAAACTAGTGCGCGTCAATCTGCTGAAGTTAATTATTGCTTACAGTTTGTGAGCGATCGCCAAACTTTTGCACATATCCTAGAAAATGCCAAAGCTGAAAGCAAGCTACCTCTGCGTCTGATGCATGGAGATCCAAAAATCAACAATGTTATGTTTGACACTGCTACCCAGCAAGCCGTCAGCGTCATCGACCTCGACACCGTTAAACCAGGTCTGGTACATTACGACATTGGTGATTGCTTGCGATCGGGTTGCAATCCTGTTGGAGAAGAAACCGAGAATTGGGAAAGTATTTATTTCGATACCGATTTGTGTCAGGGAATCCTAAAAGGTTATCTCTCGGTGGCAAAGGCATTTCTTACTGAGAATGATTATGCCTATATTTACGATGCAATTCGTCTTATCGCCTTTGAACTAGGACTGAGGTTTTTTGCTGATTATTTAGCAGGGAATATCTACTTTAAAGTCAAGCACCCAGAACATAATTTAGCAAGAGCGATCGTCCAGTTTAAGCTTACCGAAAGTATTGAATCTCAAGAAACGCAGATTCGTAAAATTATCAAAGACATGAAATGA
- a CDS encoding DOMON-like domain-containing protein, producing MNDQTFSLQPFPSTKSLPNLKIAGNIARNSNQLAICYMLEGDFKEITIAPLSNTRSRKHELWKDTCFELFLSIKDSQRYWEFNLSPAGHWNVYRFDGYRQGMQEETAFTILPFNVQNKADGLALVLNADLNKIVSAEQAIEVGITTVIKHRNGEVTYWALTHRGAEADFHLQDSFIIKLLDLTWK from the coding sequence ATGAACGACCAGACATTTTCCCTGCAACCCTTTCCTTCTACAAAATCCCTGCCTAATTTGAAAATTGCAGGCAATATTGCCCGAAATTCTAATCAACTTGCCATCTGCTATATGCTTGAAGGCGATTTCAAAGAAATTACGATTGCTCCACTATCAAATACACGATCACGCAAGCATGAATTGTGGAAAGACACTTGCTTTGAGTTATTTCTTAGCATCAAAGATTCTCAACGGTATTGGGAATTCAACCTCTCCCCCGCCGGACACTGGAATGTCTATCGCTTTGATGGCTACCGTCAAGGAATGCAAGAGGAAACAGCTTTTACAATACTTCCATTTAATGTTCAGAATAAAGCCGACGGTTTAGCACTTGTGTTGAATGCCGATTTGAATAAAATTGTCTCGGCAGAACAAGCGATTGAAGTTGGCATTACTACGGTTATTAAACACAGAAATGGTGAGGTGACTTACTGGGCGTTAACTCATCGAGGTGCAGAGGCTGACTTTCATTTGCAAGACAGTTTTATAATTAAATTGTTAGACTTGACCTGGAAATAA
- a CDS encoding NYN domain-containing protein, with product MDRFHVYEGTARYRDKRRGQEQKQVDIMIAVDMLTHSFRKNMDEATLLTSDLDFKPLIDALVQDGMYVSLWYSKGKTNYELVDAADSRQVLTIHTVWGWLTENFQKQVTLPVLSQSSFSPIDNSWTQVNKIEQAAYEVFIYEKQKNYAAVLQTINGDYNLYQHNNLDQLKFYVDHIYSPDVIRKDII from the coding sequence CTGGATAGATTTCATGTATATGAGGGTACTGCTCGATACCGAGATAAGCGAAGAGGGCAAGAGCAAAAGCAGGTTGACATTATGATTGCTGTAGATATGCTCACGCATTCTTTTCGTAAAAATATGGATGAAGCAACTTTGCTCACAAGTGATTTAGATTTTAAACCTCTTATTGATGCTCTGGTACAGGATGGAATGTATGTATCTTTGTGGTATTCAAAAGGTAAAACAAATTATGAGCTAGTTGATGCTGCTGATTCTAGGCAGGTACTGACAATTCACACTGTTTGGGGATGGTTAACTGAGAATTTCCAAAAGCAGGTTACTTTACCTGTTTTGAGCCAATCGAGTTTTTCGCCTATTGATAATTCTTGGACACAAGTTAATAAGATAGAACAAGCAGCTTACGAAGTATTTATTTATGAGAAACAAAAAAACTATGCTGCTGTATTACAAACGATAAATGGTGATTACAACTTATACCAACACAACAATTTAGACCAGTTAAAGTTTTATGTAGATCATATTTACAGCCCAGATGTAATCCGAAAAGACATAATTTGA
- a CDS encoding carbamoylphosphate synthase large subunit — protein MNSKYNFQYFQGSSLSDLFAQDITDASYGFILNYPATASWAAYPNLKKYFIQDGSSEATKTSFDKICQKEPWKILAVLGDRIPGIVIIPPPKSLLEYWQEHFGFSYSNIDMMDRLTYLDDLSHSERFDKLITLFPFDHLKREKHAIDSDTHYRLLSKVTLAELGVQCPKYESYNLHTCSLEDIQLPQFPYLIKTSHGLSGEGTYIIKSPSDLNYCLEEIRKYLNIKLLDKIIVSEFVKNEVQNYCVQFYVNKAGEITLIGTTRQLVTPEGNYLGGLIDYRNTDMSKFFEMIAAIGQYAHKQGYFGVIGFDVLEDQDGQFYAIDANFRVNGSTPLCLQRHTLLRLGKEVAKYSSDYRMEGTLDSILVTLKPELDRKDLIILSALEKVKYGKIYTEIYAIVTGETIEEMQHIEQKLQNKGLQWLP, from the coding sequence ATGAATTCAAAATATAACTTTCAATACTTTCAAGGGAGTTCTCTTTCTGATTTGTTTGCTCAAGACATCACAGATGCATCTTATGGGTTTATCTTAAATTATCCTGCAACTGCCAGTTGGGCTGCTTATCCCAACCTGAAAAAATATTTTATTCAAGATGGCAGTAGTGAAGCTACTAAAACTTCCTTTGACAAGATTTGCCAAAAGGAACCTTGGAAAATTCTGGCTGTATTAGGCGATCGCATTCCCGGAATTGTGATTATTCCGCCGCCAAAGTCGCTGCTTGAATACTGGCAAGAGCATTTCGGCTTCAGTTACTCTAATATTGACATGATGGATCGCTTGACTTATTTGGATGACCTCAGCCACAGCGAACGCTTTGACAAACTCATCACTCTATTTCCCTTTGATCACCTCAAAAGAGAAAAACACGCTATTGATTCAGACACCCATTACCGCTTACTCAGCAAAGTAACATTAGCCGAATTGGGGGTGCAATGTCCAAAATATGAGAGCTACAATCTGCACACCTGTAGTCTGGAAGATATTCAGTTACCACAATTTCCCTACTTAATTAAAACGTCCCACGGACTCTCAGGAGAAGGCACTTATATCATCAAAAGCCCTAGCGATTTGAACTACTGCCTTGAAGAAATCAGGAAATATCTGAATATTAAGTTGCTCGATAAAATTATTGTCTCGGAGTTCGTCAAGAATGAGGTGCAGAATTACTGCGTACAGTTCTATGTCAACAAGGCGGGAGAGATAACCCTGATCGGCACTACCAGGCAACTCGTCACTCCAGAAGGCAACTATTTAGGGGGACTGATTGACTACCGCAACACTGACATGAGCAAGTTCTTTGAAATGATTGCCGCCATTGGTCAGTATGCTCACAAACAGGGTTATTTCGGCGTGATTGGCTTCGATGTGTTAGAAGATCAAGACGGACAATTTTATGCGATCGATGCCAATTTCCGAGTCAATGGATCAACTCCGTTGTGCTTGCAGCGCCATACTTTACTGAGACTGGGAAAGGAAGTAGCTAAATATTCCAGTGACTACCGCATGGAAGGAACGTTGGATTCAATTTTAGTGACCTTAAAACCAGAACTAGATCGCAAAGACTTGATTATTCTATCGGCTTTAGAGAAGGTCAAATACGGAAAAATCTACACCGAAATTTATGCGATCGTTACTGGAGAAACTATCGAAGAAATGCAGCATATCGAGCAAAAATTACAGAATAAGGGATTACAATGGCTCCCTTAA
- a CDS encoding SDR family oxidoreductase has protein sequence MQLKPINQQVVSVVGASSGIGRITALEFARRGAKVVVSARSESKLKSLVEEIRSFGGEATFCVADVEVFEQVKAITDKTVEVYGRLDTWVHVAAIGIFATVDNTTPEEFKHVIDVDLMGQVYGAMAALPHLKREGRGALIHVSSMEGRRALPYQSAYSAAKHGVEGFIEAMRVELQYEKWPISVTSVKPAVINTPFWNNGLTKLGVKPTGIPPYYDPKLVADAILYAAEHPTRDYLVGDVAKILDVVQRLSPSLVDSLLLLVGLDLQRTSEPKSEDAPNNFYQPVAEDDRVNGDYGNLVVPSVSDWLEKNPLLQWGAIGGTLALAFLAVQVFKKEG, from the coding sequence ATGCAATTAAAGCCAATCAATCAGCAAGTTGTTTCCGTCGTTGGAGCCTCCAGCGGGATCGGACGGATCACAGCTCTTGAGTTTGCTAGACGTGGGGCAAAAGTGGTAGTCTCGGCTCGCAGTGAATCGAAGCTAAAGTCCTTAGTAGAGGAGATTCGCAGCTTTGGCGGCGAGGCAACTTTTTGCGTAGCTGATGTGGAAGTATTTGAGCAAGTTAAGGCGATCACAGATAAAACTGTGGAAGTATACGGGCGACTCGATACATGGGTACATGTCGCCGCGATCGGCATCTTTGCCACTGTTGACAACACAACACCGGAAGAGTTTAAGCATGTGATTGATGTCGATCTCATGGGACAAGTGTATGGTGCAATGGCGGCCCTACCCCATCTGAAGCGTGAGGGACGGGGGGCACTAATCCACGTTTCTTCAATGGAAGGTAGGCGAGCGCTCCCCTACCAAAGTGCTTACTCGGCAGCCAAGCACGGGGTTGAGGGCTTTATCGAAGCTATGCGCGTTGAGTTGCAATATGAAAAATGGCCGATCAGCGTCACGAGTGTGAAACCAGCGGTGATCAACACCCCTTTCTGGAACAATGGCCTGACGAAATTAGGCGTAAAACCTACCGGGATACCACCTTACTACGACCCTAAACTTGTAGCTGATGCTATCCTCTATGCAGCCGAACATCCAACTCGTGACTACTTGGTTGGGGATGTAGCGAAAATATTAGATGTGGTACAGCGCCTCTCACCATCATTAGTAGATTCACTGTTACTGCTCGTCGGCTTAGATTTACAGCGAACTTCTGAACCGAAGTCTGAAGATGCACCAAATAATTTTTACCAACCTGTTGCTGAAGACGACAGAGTTAACGGGGATTATGGTAACTTAGTTGTACCTAGCGTTTCCGACTGGCTAGAAAAAAATCCGCTTCTCCAGTGGGGTGCGATCGGCGGTACATTAGCATTAGCGTTCCTAGCAGTTCAAGTATTCAAAAAGGAAGGATAA